The genomic window AAGGTGTTGCGTCGCCGTTATCATCGGAGTGAGCGGTTGTACATTGTGCTGGACAACTTTTCCCCTCACCACCATAAGAAAGTCAAGACTTGGGCCCGTGAAAACAACGTGGAGTTGATCTATACGCCGACATATGCATCTTGGTTAAACCGGATTGAATGTCATTTTGGCCCGCTTCGCAAGTTCGTTTTCGAAGGAAGCAATTATTCATCTCATGATGAATTGGCTAAAGCCATCCAAGCATACATCCGTTGGCGCAACAAAAACAAACATCACGAAGCCATCTTAAAAGAACAAAACAAGATCAAGGTTGCCTGAAGGGGCACTAGTACCAAAGCCCGCTGGGTTTTTGGTTAGATTTTCGATATAATTATCGGTAATTCCATATAGAGGAAGGAGTTGAAAAGGATCTGCAAGGGGGATGGATATGAAAGTTTTTTCGAAAAAAGATTTAGTATCCGTTTCCGCAATCGTTGCAGGGAAAGGAACAGGAGAAGAAAAGGCTCGACTGCGGATAACCGATGAACACCCAAAAAAAGTATGAAAAATCGCGGGCAATGATTCCGTTTCTGCTTTACTTTCGGCCGTCGGGCTGTTTTTGATGTGGCAATTTGCCGATGGGTCCAAGCCGGCCAAAGCGGTCGCAACGATCATTGCGCCTTGTGTCATGGTGCGGCTTTAGAGAGCCTGATCGGCGTCATCCCATAGGCTTGGGACCGCGCAGGAGATGGTCGTACCGCAGAAGCGGCGGAATCCCGGGCAGAGGGAACAAATCTTCACCGCCCAGAAAAAAGTATAGGACGTTCGTCTTCGGCCCCGGATTGCGCTCCATCCTTCGCGACAACGGAAGGGGATGTCAAACTTCAAGGGGATGATCGCAGCTGGAACCTGGTCAATCAAAAAAATATATCGGGCATTCCATGCCGGGGAAACTTGCCAGGGGGACACAGCTGGAACAACACCGCGGCAGATTGCCGCCAGGATGGAACAAGCAATGAGAGAAGGCCCGACAGCATTCTGAACTGGAGTGTTGAAACAATGAGCTCATGCACGAAGTTATCATCCAAGATGACAACACATTTGGCACCCAGCATGGTTGGTAACGGATCATCGCGGCGGAACAGAATATATTCCATTCACTCCGCCATCTAGGAAACGCTCTTATCGATTTATTTTCGGTTGCAAAATGAGGTCAGCAGGCATCCGGCCCCTTTTGAGAGACCCGAAGAAAACCGGGTTAAATTTTTTCTTTTTTGCGCAATCCCTTTGAATGCCTGTATATGGAGGAAGGAGATGACGCAGCCATGTTTGGAAGACGTGCTCCCTTTTTATTCGCGGCACTTCTCCTGGTTTTCACCGCTTGTTCTCAAAATCCGTCGACCCAAGAAACTGGGAACCACCAAAAAAATGAAACAAACTCCGCGGCGAAACAATCCGCACAAAATCCCGACAATGAAAAGCATGCATTCCTCGCGCCGAAATCCAAGCTGGACCGGATGAAGGATGTCAAAATTTACGTGGATCATCGCCGCTGGAAGTTGAAAGATCAATACAAATATGCCAAGGTCAACATGACGGTGGAGTACGTCTCCGAAGTCTCCAAAAAGGAGAAGCTCACAGTACACTTTGTGAAAAACACCACCCCGGAGTTTTATGTTTCCATACAGGAAGAAGGGATCAAATTATTCGACGGCGAGGCGAAATTGAATGTATTTGATAAGAAAAAAAATGAGCAGATGTACGAGTTCATCCTGAAAAACGACAGCGCGGAGGAGGATCAGCATGAGCTGGTCCGGGTCATCAAGGTCGAGGACGGAATCTTCGCCATCCACTACACGATGAAAAAGGCCCCGATGGCGAAAAAACATCGGCAAAAATGGATCGATTTGCTGTTGAAGGCCGAAGTGAAATAGTGCGCCGGGACCTGATGACAGCCGGCACCCGGCCGCGCCGCTTTCCAGAAGCTTGTCGCGAAAATCCGGAAAAAGGTGAAGCGGCGTACCGGACTTTGTGATCTTCAAACCGAGGGGCATCGCACCGGTAGGACTTACAGCCATCCAATGAGCAGAAATTATTTTTAATTTCCCGGGAAAAGGGGGCCGATGCCGGAAACCTTCCTTATTCTGCCAACGCGGAAAAGGAGAGATCCTGCTGTGGACAACAATGAAAAGTGGTATCAAGAAACATGGGCAATCATCCTGTTTCTCCTCATTTTTTGGCCCGTCGGGCTCTATCTCATGTGGCGCCATGCCCGTTGGTCCAAAACGGCCAAGGTGGTCGTGACGATCATCCTCGTCTTCTGCATCCTTCTGTGGGTCCTGGCAATCCTGGTTGCCGTCTCGCTGTATGTGCTGGATGCCGCCTCAGGGAATGACCGTGTCGGGGAAGCGGAGAGACCCCGGGTGGAAGAAACGGGTCTTAGCCCCTCCGAAGGAAAAGACGAACAGGATTCTTCCGATCCCAATTCAAACCTTCTGTTCGACCGGATGAAAGATGTCAAACTGTATTTCGACGATCGCAGTTGGACGTTGGGCTTCCAAAACAAAAACGGAAACAACATCATCATGGAATATGTGTTGGAAGGAGAGTCGGTCTACACCCGAAGCGAAATGGTCACGGTCAATTTCCTGGGAGACATGGCGGGCGCAACGCCGCAGCAATTTGCCGCCATGATGGAGCAATCGCTGAGGGAAGAAACCGACGGGGATCTGGAATGGAACGTGTTCAATGAGCAAAACAACGAACTGATGTACGAGTTTATTTTGAAAAATGACAGTTGGGAAGCCGATCAGCATGAGGTGGCGCGGGTCATCGCGGTGGAAGACGGGATCTTCGTCCTTCACTACATGATCGAAGAGGCGCCGATGTCGCCGGAACATCGGCAAAAATGGATCGATTTACTGTTGAAGGCCGAAGTGAAATGATGCGCGGGACTCGGCGGCAGTGGACACCCGTTTCCACTGCCTTTTCATTTTCACAGAAACCCCATTTCATAAAAGGATCAAAAAGTGTTCGGAAGGGTTTCTTTCAACTTTCAGAGAACGAAAAATATAAAACGGCTTTCTTTGAAGATATTTTTCGATCCCGGCGGCTGTCGAAGAACCCGGTGTCTTCAGCCCGTAAGGTTTTTTCGCGCGTATTTGCCTGCGGATGTAATCGCTTTCATCCTTGGACGAGGGGGAATCGATGTGAAAAAGCTGATCAATTCGCCTGAACAGGTGGTGCGGGACATGCTGGACGGCATGGTGGCCGCCCATCCCCATCTCAAAAAACTTCCCGGCACGCAGGTCATCGTCCGGTCCGACGCCCCCGTATCCGGAAAGGTGGGGCTGGTCAGCGGCGGCGGAAGCGGCCATGAACCCGCCCATGCGGGGTATGTGGGAAAGGGCATGCTGGATGCGGCGGTGGCGGGTGAGGTGTTCACCTCCCCCACTCCCGATCAGGTGCTGGAAGCGATCAAGGCGGTGAACGGCGGCAACGGGGTTCTCCTCATCATCAAAAACTACACGGGCGACGTGATGAATTTCGAAATGGCCTCGGAAATGGCCGAAGCGGAGGGCATCCGCGTGGCGAAGGTGGTCGTCAACGACGACGTGGCCGTCGAAAACAGCACCCACACGACGGGCCGCCGGGGAATTGCCGGCACCGTCTTCGTCCACAAGATCGCCGGCGCCTTGGCATCCCGCGGCGCCTCCCTGGAAGAGGTGGAGGCGGTCGCCAACAAGGTGATCCGGCAGGTCCGAAGCATGGGAATGGCCCTCACTCCCTGCATCGTGCCGGCGGCGGGAACCCCCGGTTTTCAGCTGGGGGAGGACGAGATCGAAATCGGTCTGGGAATCCACGGGGAACCCGGCGTCTACCGTACCAAACTGATGACGGCGGAAGAGACGGCCCGCACCCTCCTCGAGCGGATTCTGGAGGACCTTCCGCTCTCGTCCGGCGAAAAGGTGGCGGTCATGATCAACGGGCTCGGGGCAACCCCGCTGATGGAGCTGTACATCGTGAACAAGACCGTCTCCCAACTGCTGAAGGAACGGGGCATCGCCGTCCACAGAACCTTCGTCGGTCCCTACATGACCTCCCTGGAGATGGCCGGTTGTTCCATCACCCTGCTCAAACTGGATGAAGAGCTGACCGACCTGTTGGACGCCCCCGCCCGGACCGCGGCCTGGAACCAATGAATCAAGGAGGCACGGAATCATTGATTACGTTGAAACAGGTGGAATCGTGGCTCATCGAAGCCAACCGCATCCTGCAGGAAAAAAAAGCTTATCTGACAGAACTGGATCAAGCCATCGGCGACGGCGACCACGGCATCAATCTGGCCCGGGGGTTTCAGGAGGTGGCCAAGAACCTGTCCGATCAATCGTTCCCGGACATCGGCGCCCTGCTGAAAAGCGCGGCGATGACTCTGCTGTCCAAGGTGGGGGGCGCTTCGGGCCCCCTTTACGGGACCGCCTTCCTGAAGATGTCGACCGCCCTGAAGGATAAGGCGGAAGCCGCGCCGGAGGAGTTTGCCCGGGCCCTGGCCGAAGCCGCCGACGGCATTCAGATGAGGGGAAAAGCCCGGGTGGGAGACAAGACGATGCTGGACGTGTGGAAGCCGGTGGCCGACCTCGCCGTACAGCAGGGAGACCGGCTGTTCTGGGAAGCCCTGCTTGAATGCTCCCGCAAGCAGATGGAGTCCACGCGGGATCTTGAAGCCAAAAAGGGAAGGGCCGCCTATCTCGGACGGCGTTCCGTCGGCCATCTCGATCCGGGGGCGGTCTCCGCCCACTATCTGTTCGTGGCCCTGTCCAACACGATGACAAGGGAGGAAGCCGCGGAATGAGCTACGTGGGCATCGTGCTGGTTTCCCACAGCGCGGAGCTGGCGGAGGGGCTGAAAAAACTGCTCAAACAGGTTCAGCCCCACGTCCCCGTCGCGGCCGCCGGCGGAGGAAACGAGGGTGAAATCGGCACGAGCATGGAAAAGATCGCCGCAGCCATCGAGTCGGTCCGTTCCGAAAAGGGGGTGGCGGTCTTCATCGACCTGGGCAGCGCCTTGCTCAACGCGGAAATGGCCATCGAAGGGCTGGACGAACCGGAAAAGGTGCGCATCGCCGACGCGCCGCTGGTGGAAGGCGCCTATGTGGCCGCGGTGGAATCGGGATGCGGCAGCTCCCTGGAGACGGTGCTGCAAAAGGCCCGGAAAGCGAAAGACATGAAAAAGCTTTAAAGCCCGGTAAAGGATCGTTCGGGCACCGGCTGGCCATCCCGGAACGCAATCAAAAAAAGGGAGCCCTTGGCGTGCCAAGGGCTCCCTTTCTTACGCCCGGACCCGCTCCTCCCAATCCACCCGGTAGGAGTATAGCCAGTCGTGGGCATTGGGGCTGGCGAACAGCTTGAGGAAAAAGGGCATGGTCGCATCCCGCAGCCAGAGCAGGATCCGATTGGACACGGCCTTGTTGTTGCCGATGCTCCGCGAGTACCGGACCACCTTTTCCGCCCTCGGTCTGCGCAGGCGTTCGAAGGCGGCAAGCGCCTCGGCCGGATCGGGCAGATCCCGGAGGCAGCGGGCCAGGACGATCGCATCCTCCAGGGCCAAGGAGGCTCCCTGCCCCGCGTGGGGCGAGGTGGCGTGGGCCGCGTCCCCGATCAGGACCACGGGACCCCGGTGCCAGGCGGGTTGAAAGGGAACATCGTAAATCGGGTACATGCCGATGTCCCCTTCGGTGGATCGGATGATCTCCCGGACCGGTTCGGGATCTTCCGCGTGCCACTCAAGCAGCATCTCCCGCCGCGCGTCGTTGGACAATCCGCCAAGCGCCCCGCGCGTTGTCGCCTCTGGATGCGGGAGATTGCTGAACCAGTAGATCTCGCCGGACGGTTTCACCAGATAGCCGAAAAAGGCCTTCTTGCCGAAGATCATCCTCTGGACCCCCGGCGTCGGGGAGAGGCTCGGGTTGTAAGCGAACCCGCCGCAGCTGAGCAGGCCGGTGTATGCGGGGGCGGGAGCTTCGGGAAAAACAATCCGGCGGGTGCGGGAATGAATGCCGTCACACCCCGCCAGAAAATCGCCCTCCGCCTCCGTTCCGTCCGCAAACCGGGCAAGGACTCCCCCGCCCGCCGGAAATTCAATATCCTCCAGTTTCTTTCCGTACTCCACCCGGATCCCCTGACGGACCGCCTCCTCAAGGATCGCCTCCTGCAACAGCCACCGCTTGATGATGATCCCATGCCTCCCCCTGGAACCGTTATACACTTCGCCGAGGCGCTTGCCCCTCCCGCTGATCATCACCATGCGGGCGAAGGGAAACCCCTTCTCGGTCAGGGGTTGATCGATGCCCAGCGTCCTGAGCACGTCCAGGCCGTTGGGAGCCACGTTCAGAAACAGGCCGGCATACCGCGAGGGAGAAGGCTTTGTCTCGTACACCACCGCGTCGATGTCCGCCCGTTTGAGAAACAGGGCCAGGGCGGGACCGGCGATTCCGCCGCCGATAATGAGAGCCTTCCGCTTTTTCATGATGAAAACCCCTTTCAATGTTCGGAAATGGGCGTTACTTGTTCCCCTGATCCTTGAACATCCTCCGTTTCAGGGGAGGGATGGCGTTGACGAGACGGAAAAGGGTCTTGACCGTCGCGAGGGCGAACGCGTTGTCGGACACGGCCTGGTTCATGGCCCGCAAGGAGTTTTTGACCGCCTCGAAACCGTAGCGGATCATTTCCACCTCGTAGTCGTGGACCGCCTGGAGAAGCGATTTCTCTCCGCGCTGGGCGGCAACCAGATTTCGGCACAGGAGGGCGGCGTCTTTCAGGGCCGTGTTGGCGCCGATGCCGCGAAACGGGGTCATGCTGTGAATGGCGTCTCCGATCAGGGTGATGTTTTTCGTGCCCCAGTGGGCAATTGGAACGGAGCTGCGGATCGTCACCGGAGTGATGGCGGACGGATCGGTGAAATGAACGAGGCGCTTCAGATTGGGATGCCAGTCCGCGATCATCTCTAGGACGACGCGGCGGAGGATGGTTCCGTCGAGGTCCTTCAGCTCCGCCGGCAGCCCGAACTTTTCCCTCCGGGCGCTGAACCCCCACATGGCGAAGTCCGCCGTGTTATCGTGCAACAGGCCGGGCGGAAGCGCGACGGGGTTCCCGTCCTCTCCGGCGAAACCCGGCAAGCCCTCCGGACCGTCGCCGAACTCGTGCACCGCGAGGAACATGCAATGTCCGTTGGGTGCCAGGATGGAAGCGGGGCCGTCAAAGAGACGGGGAGGAAGCAGGGATCTCGTTTCCTCCGTCAGTGGAAGTTTTCCCATCACCGCCCGGACCCCCGTGTCGATCACATCCGCATGGGGCAGGAATTGCCTGCGGACCCTTGAATGCACGCCGTCGGCGGCGACGAGCAGATCCCCCGCGGCGGAGGAACCGTCCTCGAAGAACGCGGTGACCCGGCCGTCGTCCGCCACCTCGTAATGGGTGAACTTCTTGCCGAAGCGCAACCGGTCGCCCAAACCGGCAAGCAATACCTGCCGCAGGGTGATCCGGCTCACCGATTTGTGACTGTCGATCGGATCCGGAGCCTCCGACGTGTCACCGACAGACAGCAATTCCTCCATTTTTTCGGTGAAGAAACTGTAGCTGTCCCCTTTCCCTGACGTGGCCAAAAAACGTCAAAAAGGCGCGGAGGCAGGCATGCCTGAAGGGCGCGGCTCCCCTCGGGATTGATGTGAATCCGGTATCCCTGAAGGCGTGACGCGGGGGATGGGTCCCGTTCGAAGACCGTCGCGCGGATCCCCGCCATTTTCAGCCCCTGGGCCAGACACAATCCGCCGATGCCCCCACCGATGATGAGCACATGGGGCGAAGAAGTCGTCGACATGATGAACCCTTCCGGAGATTGATGCGCTCCGTGATGATCGGGATGTCGTCTGATATAATGGAGTTTTATCGAAAATCTTATTTCGAAAGATAATCATAACGAAAATCAATTATCTTGATTATCAAGATATTTACATTCTAACAGGAGGCCGATACCATGTCAACGGGCACACGGGAAGAATTGATCCAACATTTGACCGGCAGTCTGATGCAGGAGTACAGCCTGAGGGTGATCCTCTTCCACCAAACCGTCGCCGAAAATCTCGGGCTCAACGTGACGGATCACAAATGTCTGGGGCTGCTCGCCAACACGGGTCCGATCACCGCGGGACGGCTGTCCGAGTTGACCGGCCTTTCCACCGGCGCCATCACCACGGTCATCGATCGCCTCGAAAAAGCCGGTTTTGCCCGGCGCGAACGGGATCCGAAGGATCGCCGGCGCGTCATCGTGCGCCCCCTCATGGAAAAGGCGGAGGAGAAAATCGGGCCGATCTTTGAATCCCTGCAGCAGTCCATGAATCATCTGTGCTCGCGGTATCAGGACGAGGAACTGGAACTCTTGATCGATTTCCTTCAGCAGTCCATGCGGATCATGGAGAAGGAATCCGAACGCCTCAAAAAAACCCTTTGATCAAACCGGGCCTTCCGGCAACCCGGTCTCCAGGGAGGAATCGCAAATGGAAGATGTCCGGCTGGTCCGCATTTTGACGGGAAAGCCCCGGGACCTGGGAGGGGGGACGGCGCCGACGTGGCGGAGCGGCATCTGCAAAGAGCCGGCGGACGGCCCGGTTTGGCTGGGAAAAACCGGCCTGTCCGGCGACGGGCAGGCGGATCTGAAGCACCACGGGGGGCCCGACAAGGCCGTCCTGGCCTACGCGGAGGCCCATTATCCCCTGTGGCAAAAGGAACTGGGTCTTCCTCGCTTTTTCCACGGGGCGACAGGGGAAAATTTCGTCATCTCCGGCCAATCCGAAGCATCGGCGTGCATCGGGGACATCTACCGCATCGGGAAAGCGGTGGTTCAGGTGTCCCAACCCCGTCAGCCCTGCTGGAAACCGGCCCGCCGCTGGAACGTCCCGGATCTGGCCCTCCGGATGCAAAACACGGGCAGGACCGGTTGGTACTTTCGCGTGCTGGAGGAAGGAGCCGTGGAGACCGGCACGGAAGTGATCCTTCTCGATCGGCCCTATCCACAGTGGACCATCGCCCGGTGCAACGAAATCATGTACCGCCGCCGGGAGGACCGGGAATCGGCGATGCAGCTGGCCGCCTGCCCCTCGCTGTCGGAAAGCTGGGTCCGCACCCTTCTCAAGCGGGCGGAAGAGGGCAAATAAAGCTCCCGCGGCCCGGATGATGGATGGGCGGTTCTTCGGTCAAGGCGCGGGATATAGAGGGCAGTTGCCGGGCTCAGAGATGGCTTTTCCTCCTAAAACTTGACCCCGAAATTTCCATCTTTACAATTCCGGTCATTTTCCGTAAACTGTTTATGGAAACCGCTTGAAAGAAAGGAGGCACGCGCCAATGCAACCCATCATCATTCACCGGGCACTTCTTTCCGATCCGACATCCTGCGGCGCGGAGCAGCCTTTCCCGGAGCGGTTCAGGTTTGATCTCCCCCTTTTATTCGATTAAACGCCAAACCGGCCACGGGTGTCTGCTCTTCGCGCGCCCGTGGCTTTTCATGTCTTTTCGGCCATGGGAAGATTCCTGTGGCTTTTTCTTTCGCCGCTTTTGAATACTCCCAACCGAAAGGAAATGGAAACCGTATGAGCATCTTTCGCGATCTGTGGTGGTATTTCAAACGAGAACGACTCCATTACGGGTTGGGCATCCTGACGCTCTTTGCGGTCGCCCTGCTGGAACTGTTTCCTCCTTATGCCGTCGGAGCCATCGTCGACGCGATCAAACAGCAGAGTCTCACCCCAGGGGAACTGGGCAAATGGCTGTTTCTCCTGGGCTTGACGGCCGTGGTCCTTTACATCCTGCGCTACATCTGGCGCATTCTGCTCTTTGGGGCGGGGTTCCGCCTGGAACGCCTGCTGCGGCAACAGCTGTACAACCATTACACGCTCCTCTCGCCGCGGTTTTTCCATCAGCGCCGCACCGGGGACCTGATGGCCCACGCCACGAACGACATCGAAGCGATCGAATTGACCGCCGGCGACGGCGTGCTTACCCTGGTGGATTCGCTGTTCATGGGGGGAGCGGTCGTATTTACCATGGCCTTCTTTATCGACTGGCAGCTGACGCTGGTCTCCCTGTTGCCCATGCCCCTCATGGCTTGGGCCACCGGCCATTACGGCAACCTGATCCACCGGCGGTTCCACAAGGCCCAGGAAGCCTTTTCCGCCCTCAACGACAAGGTTCAGGAAAACATCTCCGGCATCCGCGTAATAAAGGCTTTCGGACAGGAAGAGGCGGAAAAGCGCGAATTTGAAAAACTGACTTCGGATGTCATGCAAAAAAACATCGCCGTGGCCAAGGTGGATGCCCTGTTTGATCCGACCATCTCCCTGATCGTCGGCTTCTCCTTCTTCCTGGCGGTCTCCTTCGGTTCCTATCTCGTGATT from Planifilum fulgidum includes these protein-coding regions:
- a CDS encoding NAD(P)-binding protein; this translates as MSTTSSPHVLIIGGGIGGLCLAQGLKMAGIRATVFERDPSPASRLQGYRIHINPEGSRALQACLPPRLFDVFWPRQGKGTATVSSPKKWRNCCLSVTRRRLRIRSTVTNR
- the dhaM gene encoding dihydroxyacetone kinase phosphoryl donor subunit DhaM translates to MSYVGIVLVSHSAELAEGLKKLLKQVQPHVPVAAAGGGNEGEIGTSMEKIAAAIESVRSEKGVAVFIDLGSALLNAEMAIEGLDEPEKVRIADAPLVEGAYVAAVESGCGSSLETVLQKARKAKDMKKL
- a CDS encoding transposase, whose product is KVLRRRYHRSERLYIVLDNFSPHHHKKVKTWARENNVELIYTPTYASWLNRIECHFGPLRKFVFEGSNYSSHDELAKAIQAYIRWRNKNKHHEAILKEQNKIKVA
- the dhaL gene encoding dihydroxyacetone kinase subunit DhaL, whose translation is MITLKQVESWLIEANRILQEKKAYLTELDQAIGDGDHGINLARGFQEVAKNLSDQSFPDIGALLKSAAMTLLSKVGGASGPLYGTAFLKMSTALKDKAEAAPEEFARALAEAADGIQMRGKARVGDKTMLDVWKPVADLAVQQGDRLFWEALLECSRKQMESTRDLEAKKGRAAYLGRRSVGHLDPGAVSAHYLFVALSNTMTREEAAE
- a CDS encoding MOSC domain-containing protein produces the protein MEDVRLVRILTGKPRDLGGGTAPTWRSGICKEPADGPVWLGKTGLSGDGQADLKHHGGPDKAVLAYAEAHYPLWQKELGLPRFFHGATGENFVISGQSEASACIGDIYRIGKAVVQVSQPRQPCWKPARRWNVPDLALRMQNTGRTGWYFRVLEEGAVETGTEVILLDRPYPQWTIARCNEIMYRRREDRESAMQLAACPSLSESWVRTLLKRAEEGK
- the dhaK gene encoding dihydroxyacetone kinase subunit DhaK, producing MKKLINSPEQVVRDMLDGMVAAHPHLKKLPGTQVIVRSDAPVSGKVGLVSGGGSGHEPAHAGYVGKGMLDAAVAGEVFTSPTPDQVLEAIKAVNGGNGVLLIIKNYTGDVMNFEMASEMAEAEGIRVAKVVVNDDVAVENSTHTTGRRGIAGTVFVHKIAGALASRGASLEEVEAVANKVIRQVRSMGMALTPCIVPAAGTPGFQLGEDEIEIGLGIHGEPGVYRTKLMTAEETARTLLERILEDLPLSSGEKVAVMINGLGATPLMELYIVNKTVSQLLKERGIAVHRTFVGPYMTSLEMAGCSITLLKLDEELTDLLDAPARTAAWNQ
- a CDS encoding FAD-dependent oxidoreductase codes for the protein MLSVGDTSEAPDPIDSHKSVSRITLRQVLLAGLGDRLRFGKKFTHYEVADDGRVTAFFEDGSSAAGDLLVAADGVHSRVRRQFLPHADVIDTGVRAVMGKLPLTEETRSLLPPRLFDGPASILAPNGHCMFLAVHEFGDGPEGLPGFAGEDGNPVALPPGLLHDNTADFAMWGFSARREKFGLPAELKDLDGTILRRVVLEMIADWHPNLKRLVHFTDPSAITPVTIRSSVPIAHWGTKNITLIGDAIHSMTPFRGIGANTALKDAALLCRNLVAAQRGEKSLLQAVHDYEVEMIRYGFEAVKNSLRAMNQAVSDNAFALATVKTLFRLVNAIPPLKRRMFKDQGNK
- a CDS encoding MarR family winged helix-turn-helix transcriptional regulator, whose amino-acid sequence is MSTGTREELIQHLTGSLMQEYSLRVILFHQTVAENLGLNVTDHKCLGLLANTGPITAGRLSELTGLSTGAITTVIDRLEKAGFARRERDPKDRRRVIVRPLMEKAEEKIGPIFESLQQSMNHLCSRYQDEELELLIDFLQQSMRIMEKESERLKKTL
- a CDS encoding FAD-dependent oxidoreductase, whose translation is MKKRKALIIGGGIAGPALALFLKRADIDAVVYETKPSPSRYAGLFLNVAPNGLDVLRTLGIDQPLTEKGFPFARMVMISGRGKRLGEVYNGSRGRHGIIIKRWLLQEAILEEAVRQGIRVEYGKKLEDIEFPAGGGVLARFADGTEAEGDFLAGCDGIHSRTRRIVFPEAPAPAYTGLLSCGGFAYNPSLSPTPGVQRMIFGKKAFFGYLVKPSGEIYWFSNLPHPEATTRGALGGLSNDARREMLLEWHAEDPEPVREIIRSTEGDIGMYPIYDVPFQPAWHRGPVVLIGDAAHATSPHAGQGASLALEDAIVLARCLRDLPDPAEALAAFERLRRPRAEKVVRYSRSIGNNKAVSNRILLWLRDATMPFFLKLFASPNAHDWLYSYRVDWEERVRA